A stretch of DNA from Flavobacteriales bacterium:
AGGTCCTACCAAAGATGATATCACCAAACATGCTTTATGCGAGTATTTTGGAACTACCCTGGTAAGAAATGAAGAGGTTTTGCATTGGATAGAAGAGTTCTTTTTGAAAAGAGGACGTGTGATGCTGGAGACCAACCGGCAGCAGGCAGATTTGCCTAAAGATTGTCAGGTATTGATCAATAAAGTCGGAACAGCATCCGGAATGTGGTTCGAGAAGGAGGGTAAAATTGTGGTATCCATGCCGGGGGTTCCTTATGAAATGAAATACCTCATGGAAGAGGAGGTTATGCCCCGCTTGCTGAAGCATTTTAATCCTGAACAAATCCTTCATCGAACCATTTTAACGCAGGGAATCGGAGAATCTTTTTTAGCGGAAAAAATTAAGGATTGGGAGAATCAGCTTCGAAAAGAAGGATTGTCGCTTGCTTACCTGCCATCTCCTGGTATTGTTAAATTAAGAATAACGGCCAGGGGAAAAGATGCGGAATATTTGAAACAACGTATTCACTTTTTTGAGCAGGAATTACTTCCTCAAATAGCTGAATTTCATTTTGGATTTGAGAAGGAAAACCTGGAAGAAATCGTTGGGAATATGCTGCGTGAAAAAAAGCTTTGGCTTTCTACGGCAGAAAGTTGTACCGGTGGATTTATAGCTCATAAAATAACCTCCGTAAGCGGGAGTTCAGATTATTTTAAAGGCAGTATTATTTCCTATTCCAATGAAATAAAAATAAATCAGTTAAATGTTCAGGAAGCTTCACTTAAAAACCATGGCGCTGTGAGCCAGGAGGTAGTTGAACAAATGGCTGCAGGAGTAAGATTAAAGCTGAATACAGATTATTCAGTTGCCGTAAGTGGAATAGCGGGTCCAAATGGTGGATCAGAAGAAAAGCCGGTAGGAACGGTTTGGATTGCCGTTGCTGGTCCGAAAGGCGTTACCAGTCGGAAATTTTTATTTGAAAACAACCGCGAGCGAAATATTCTCAGAGCTTCTCTTGCCGCTTTAATGATGTTGCGGATAGAATTGTTAAAGCATTAAACATTTTCTTCTTCTGGAAGCTTGC
This window harbors:
- a CDS encoding competence/damage-inducible protein A — encoded protein: MQAEIISIGDELLIGQTINTNAAWMGERLNSAGFEVRKTVSIADKKDEIFSALNQSLQSAQIVLITGGLGPTKDDITKHALCEYFGTTLVRNEEVLHWIEEFFLKRGRVMLETNRQQADLPKDCQVLINKVGTASGMWFEKEGKIVVSMPGVPYEMKYLMEEEVMPRLLKHFNPEQILHRTILTQGIGESFLAEKIKDWENQLRKEGLSLAYLPSPGIVKLRITARGKDAEYLKQRIHFFEQELLPQIAEFHFGFEKENLEEIVGNMLREKKLWLSTAESCTGGFIAHKITSVSGSSDYFKGSIISYSNEIKINQLNVQEASLKNHGAVSQEVVEQMAAGVRLKLNTDYSVAVSGIAGPNGGSEEKPVGTVWIAVAGPKGVTSRKFLFENNRERNILRASLAALMMLRIELLKH